The Ornithinimicrobium faecis genome includes a window with the following:
- a CDS encoding ABC transporter permease codes for MGRQRGQPEVRLPGRVRALGLLLGRQFRRDPWVSVLLALVILVVSLLATAWPRMVLDMNTRQVPYVLSDLSELRRDVAATASVWVVPPLADESRVPGSGAEGWSLLADNLEELRAEQPEPLRSVLQPGGVYAELLRPLPTAPAPVGAAFEGLQLTLRVDPELPEQVDLVRGEWPEAMVNRDSLGGRSLLGVPASEELPSGDFELIQVALLDEAAQQLNWQVGDTWGAVLLTGTYQPRDPEDPRWGHAGNSASLGTISSQGSKIATAAGYLAPDSTAAVDTVPAELRVRAFLPLDATELRGDQVDEVLRQLQQLGSAQSVLLAEGEVGPVNQGVVVTLDTEALATLQGLLEQQQTTASVLAVLAAGPVGVTLAVLLLGARLIQARRASSVGLAVARGASSRQVHTVLGVEGMLIGVPASLVGYLAAGLMLPAQGVAVRDVAVVAVAGLTPATALLVTAGRGTVREVRRDLRSRTGSRWRAVVEVGLFALTGLAVWRLMTRGLVGVETEPEADGGEVGAATEALGGSSAGGSGGSVVQEAAGVDLLMAATPLLVALAACVITMRLYPLLVRMLLALVRRGRGIAGFLGVAGALRNPAAGVLPALSVILGVAVAVSSAILASTVIAGASAAVWETAGAQVRVSGPTMGLDERRALREVDGVAEVATAREIDRQTALSDGISADGVRVVVIDEEMQEVSADAGPLPALPPELFEVRQPAPVLTIGSLTEAEGTAHLRSFGSVEVVGHRATLPGVRTRGSTVVMSISNWESVRSNVSSGNAALVSLTGDVPADEVTDALASSVPTALVETPQLQEEEFRAAPVTSGLLAAFLLMVVVGSVLAALAILLAHHLDSRARARMLSVLRTLGMAPRQGRGLTAWELGPLVGTAMVVGAVTGALVSWVLVRAVDLTGLTGGAAQPELAVDGTLLALVLGAVAVTMVATITVSAILAARSDLAQQLRIGDEG; via the coding sequence ATGGGCCGCCAGCGTGGGCAACCGGAGGTGCGGCTGCCCGGTCGGGTGCGGGCCCTCGGGCTGCTGCTCGGGCGTCAGTTCCGTCGCGACCCCTGGGTGTCCGTCCTGCTGGCGCTCGTGATCCTGGTGGTCTCACTCCTGGCAACCGCGTGGCCCCGAATGGTGCTCGACATGAACACCCGGCAGGTGCCCTATGTTCTGAGCGACCTGTCGGAACTGCGCAGGGATGTTGCCGCAACGGCGTCGGTGTGGGTGGTCCCACCGCTCGCCGACGAGTCTCGGGTGCCGGGGTCCGGCGCTGAGGGCTGGTCCCTCCTCGCTGACAACCTGGAGGAGCTCCGTGCTGAGCAGCCAGAGCCCTTGCGGTCGGTCCTGCAGCCCGGCGGGGTGTATGCGGAGTTGTTGCGTCCGCTGCCCACCGCACCGGCGCCTGTGGGCGCCGCCTTCGAAGGGCTGCAGTTGACGCTGCGCGTCGACCCGGAACTGCCAGAGCAGGTCGACCTTGTCCGGGGTGAGTGGCCGGAGGCGATGGTCAACCGGGACTCCCTCGGCGGCCGTAGCCTGCTGGGCGTTCCGGCGTCCGAGGAGTTGCCCTCAGGGGACTTCGAGTTGATCCAGGTGGCCCTCCTTGACGAAGCCGCCCAGCAACTCAACTGGCAGGTCGGGGACACCTGGGGCGCCGTGCTGCTGACCGGCACGTACCAACCCCGGGACCCAGAGGACCCTCGGTGGGGCCATGCCGGGAACAGTGCGAGTCTGGGCACCATCTCCTCCCAGGGGAGCAAGATCGCCACGGCGGCGGGCTATCTCGCCCCCGACAGCACCGCCGCAGTGGACACCGTGCCCGCCGAGTTGCGGGTGCGGGCCTTTCTGCCCCTGGATGCCACGGAACTGCGCGGCGACCAGGTCGATGAGGTGCTGCGCCAGTTGCAGCAACTGGGTTCGGCCCAGTCGGTCCTGCTCGCGGAGGGCGAGGTCGGGCCGGTCAACCAGGGGGTGGTCGTCACCCTCGACACCGAGGCACTCGCGACCCTCCAGGGACTCCTTGAACAGCAACAGACCACTGCGTCGGTGCTCGCCGTGCTCGCCGCCGGGCCGGTGGGCGTGACGCTGGCCGTCCTGCTCCTGGGGGCACGACTGATCCAGGCGCGCCGGGCCAGCAGCGTGGGCCTCGCGGTCGCTCGCGGCGCCTCGAGCCGGCAGGTCCACACCGTCCTGGGCGTGGAAGGCATGCTGATCGGGGTGCCTGCGTCGCTGGTGGGATATCTGGCAGCGGGCCTGATGCTGCCCGCTCAGGGCGTTGCGGTGCGGGACGTTGCGGTGGTGGCCGTCGCCGGTCTCACGCCAGCCACAGCACTCCTGGTGACGGCGGGGCGCGGGACCGTCAGGGAGGTGCGTCGCGATCTGCGGTCCCGCACCGGGAGCCGGTGGCGAGCCGTTGTCGAGGTCGGTCTGTTCGCCCTCACAGGCTTGGCGGTGTGGCGTCTGATGACGCGTGGGCTGGTTGGAGTGGAGACAGAGCCAGAAGCTGACGGCGGGGAGGTGGGGGCTGCGACAGAGGCACTTGGTGGCAGCAGCGCCGGCGGTTCAGGGGGCTCCGTGGTGCAGGAAGCTGCGGGTGTCGACCTGCTGATGGCTGCGACCCCCCTGCTGGTGGCCCTGGCAGCGTGCGTGATCACCATGCGGCTCTATCCCCTGCTGGTGCGGATGCTCCTGGCCCTTGTGCGTCGTGGCAGAGGCATTGCCGGCTTCCTGGGAGTCGCCGGTGCCTTGCGCAACCCGGCAGCAGGAGTGCTGCCCGCCCTCTCGGTCATCCTGGGTGTTGCCGTGGCGGTGTCTTCGGCAATCCTGGCGTCCACGGTGATCGCCGGTGCGTCCGCCGCAGTCTGGGAGACGGCGGGAGCTCAGGTCCGGGTCTCGGGTCCGACCATGGGACTGGATGAGCGACGGGCGCTGCGCGAGGTCGACGGTGTGGCAGAGGTGGCCACGGCGCGTGAGATCGACCGGCAGACCGCACTCTCTGACGGGATCAGTGCCGATGGTGTCCGAGTGGTGGTGATCGACGAGGAGATGCAGGAGGTGTCGGCCGACGCGGGGCCGCTGCCAGCCCTGCCGCCTGAACTGTTCGAGGTGCGTCAGCCTGCGCCAGTTCTGACGATCGGATCACTGACCGAAGCGGAGGGCACAGCTCATCTGCGCAGCTTCGGTTCGGTGGAGGTGGTTGGGCACCGGGCCACCTTGCCGGGCGTGCGCACCCGCGGGTCCACTGTCGTGATGAGCATCAGCAACTGGGAGAGCGTCAGGTCCAACGTCAGCTCAGGCAACGCCGCCCTGGTGAGTCTCACTGGGGATGTTCCGGCGGACGAGGTGACCGACGCGCTGGCTTCTTCTGTCCCAACCGCCCTGGTGGAGACACCGCAACTCCAGGAGGAGGAGTTCCGGGCCGCACCCGTCACGTCTGGACTGCTCGCGGCTTTCCTCCTCATGGTTGTGGTGGGTTCAGTGCTCGCCGCGCTGGCCATCCTGTTGGCCCACCACCTCGACTCGCGTGCGCGGGCACGGATGCTCAGCGTGCTGCGCACCCTGGGGATGGCTCCGCGTCAGGGTCGCGGACTGACCGCCTGGGAGCTTGGGCCGTTGGTCGGCACAGCCATGGTCGTGGGGGCAGTGACCGGCGCGCTCGTGTCGTGGGTCCTGGTCCGCGCCGTCGACCTCACCGGGCTGACCGGGGGAGCAGCCCAACCAGAGTTGGCCGTCGACGGCACACTGCTGGCCCTCGTCCTGGGAGCTGTCGCGGTCACCATGGTCGCGACCATCACCGTGTCCGCG
- a CDS encoding isochorismatase family protein has translation MTRALIIVDVQLDFCEGGSLAVEGGTAVAAGISEHVARHREDYAVVVATADWHIDPGDHWSDEPDFVDSWPVHCEAETVGAEFRPELAPALDQVQAVFRKGQYAAAYSGFEGFTDTADRRIGLADYLREREVTSVDVVGIATDHCVRATALDARTEGLDTTVLLGLTAGVAPDSTTAALAELRAAGVTVRS, from the coding sequence ATGACCCGAGCACTCATCATCGTGGACGTCCAGCTCGACTTCTGTGAGGGCGGCTCGCTGGCCGTGGAGGGCGGCACCGCCGTGGCTGCCGGCATCAGTGAGCACGTGGCCCGACACCGCGAGGACTACGCCGTGGTGGTGGCCACCGCGGACTGGCACATCGACCCCGGGGACCACTGGTCGGACGAGCCGGACTTTGTTGACTCCTGGCCGGTCCACTGCGAGGCCGAGACCGTCGGGGCCGAGTTCCGCCCTGAGCTGGCACCGGCCCTCGACCAGGTGCAGGCGGTCTTCCGCAAGGGGCAGTATGCCGCGGCCTACTCCGGCTTCGAGGGCTTCACCGACACCGCGGACCGCAGGATCGGACTGGCCGACTATCTGCGCGAGCGGGAGGTGACCTCGGTCGATGTCGTCGGCATCGCCACGGATCACTGCGTGCGCGCGACCGCCCTGGATGCTCGCACCGAGGGGCTGGACACCACGGTCCTGCTGGGCCTCACCGCTGGCGTCGCCCCGGACTCGACCACGGCGGCCCTGGCAGAGCTGCGGGCCGCGGGGGTCACCGTGCGCTCGTGA
- a CDS encoding RDD family protein, with the protein MNTRAAGWYDDPQDANLLRYWDGVTWTEHTSPRQKPGLEQAGAGQGAQYGAPGAPQDQQGYGQQGQQGYGQQGQQGYGQPGYGQQDQQGAPQYPTYGSPQYGAPQDQQNNPYGPQQGGWGQPMPGGGYTGTVTGPTTPDGQPIAAWGMRFLARILDSIVVAIIGGGLAMVLVPDFMDNYLAWFEDDSSGMTMPADLVGDFAMVSLIIAVLGLAYEILMLKFFSGTVGKLATGLRVRLREQAGPLSWATAAIRGAVWQGPTLLSGVQGIGNFTGIFNLLNGLWPLWDNKKQSLNDKAAKTNVVKKQG; encoded by the coding sequence ATGAATACACGTGCGGCAGGGTGGTACGACGACCCGCAGGACGCCAACCTCCTGCGCTACTGGGACGGTGTGACGTGGACCGAGCACACGAGCCCGCGGCAGAAGCCCGGTCTCGAGCAGGCGGGGGCCGGTCAGGGCGCGCAGTACGGCGCGCCGGGAGCGCCACAGGACCAGCAGGGTTATGGACAGCAGGGCCAGCAGGGCTACGGACAGCAGGGCCAGCAGGGCTACGGACAGCCGGGTTACGGTCAGCAGGACCAGCAGGGGGCACCGCAGTACCCGACCTACGGTTCGCCGCAGTATGGCGCTCCGCAGGACCAGCAGAACAACCCCTACGGCCCGCAGCAGGGCGGGTGGGGCCAGCCGATGCCCGGCGGTGGCTACACCGGCACGGTGACCGGTCCGACGACACCCGACGGGCAGCCCATCGCCGCGTGGGGCATGCGCTTCCTGGCCCGGATCCTCGACTCCATCGTGGTGGCCATCATCGGTGGCGGACTGGCCATGGTGTTGGTGCCGGACTTCATGGACAACTACCTGGCGTGGTTTGAGGATGACTCCAGCGGGATGACCATGCCCGCCGACCTGGTGGGCGACTTCGCGATGGTCTCCCTGATCATCGCCGTGCTCGGCCTGGCCTACGAGATCCTGATGCTGAAGTTCTTCAGCGGCACGGTCGGCAAGCTCGCCACCGGTCTGCGGGTGCGGCTGCGCGAGCAGGCCGGCCCGCTGTCCTGGGCCACTGCAGCGATCCGTGGCGCGGTGTGGCAGGGCCCGACCCTGCTGTCGGGCGTGCAGGGGATCGGCAACTTCACCGGGATCTTCAATCTCCTCAACGGTCTGTGGCCGCTGTGGGACAACAAGAAGCAGTCGCTGAACGACAAGGCCGCCAAGACCAACGTGGTCAAGAAGCAGGGCTGA
- a CDS encoding Uma2 family endonuclease: MTDLIQMPHGRTFTAADLEAMPDDGNRYEIIDGALIVTPSPAVPHQRVVGNLYVILRDGVPDALEVMLAPLDVTVSDLTVLQPDLLVATRAALAERKMLGVPVLAVEVFSPSTRLIDLNLKKAAFQEAGVAHYWVVDPERPSITAWELSGTEFTERATATGQTTFQVQSPVPVRVSPADLVR, from the coding sequence ATGACCGACCTGATCCAGATGCCGCACGGCCGGACCTTCACTGCCGCGGACCTGGAGGCGATGCCCGATGACGGCAACCGCTACGAGATCATCGATGGGGCACTGATCGTGACCCCGTCTCCCGCCGTGCCCCATCAGCGGGTCGTCGGCAACCTCTACGTCATCCTGCGCGACGGGGTGCCCGACGCACTGGAGGTCATGCTGGCCCCTCTCGATGTCACCGTGAGTGATCTCACCGTCCTGCAGCCCGACCTCCTGGTGGCCACGCGCGCGGCGCTGGCGGAGCGAAAGATGCTCGGGGTGCCCGTGCTCGCCGTCGAGGTGTTCTCCCCCAGCACGCGTTTGATCGACCTCAACCTCAAGAAGGCCGCTTTCCAGGAGGCCGGTGTCGCGCACTACTGGGTGGTCGACCCGGAGCGTCCGTCGATCACCGCCTGGGAGTTGTCGGGCACCGAGTTCACCGAGCGGGCCACGGCCACCGGCCAGACGACCTTTCAGGTGCAGTCCCCGGTCCCGGTGCGGGTGAGTCCCGCAGACCTGGTGCGCTGA
- a CDS encoding DEAD/DEAH box helicase, with protein MSTSAASHLPPAYPERAAWGTAGKLRAWQQSALDQYLTDGPRDFLAVATPGAGKTTFALKVATELLDAGIIERVTVVAPTEHLKTQWAEAAARVGINIDPRFANVNGRHSADFHGVAVTYAGVASKPLLHRARTETARTLVILDEIHHGGDALSWGEAIREAFEPATRRLSLTGTPFRSDTAAIPFVRYQMDHEGVLRSEADYTYGYAEALRDGVVRPVLFLAYGGSMRWRTRAGDEISAQLGEALTKDLSKQAWRTALDPGGEWIPTVLSAADKRLTEVRRGVPDAGGLVIAGDQASARAYARQLAELTGEKPTLVLSDDNGSSRRIEEFAESDARWMVAVRMVSEGVDVPRLCVGIYATSTSTPLYFAQAIGRFVRARRRGETASVFLPSVQLILAHAGSMELQRDHALNKKRTDEDGLDWTPEDNLLAEANATEQALDPEQGSFEALESDALFDHVLFDAEQFGLGALPGSQEEEDYLGLPGLLEPDQVAHVLRDRQRKQVKNGGGRQAAERVSAHRALAEHRKELNKLVSAYASKSGQPHAIVHAELRRSCGGPELATASSEQVTQRIDAIRRWFVGRR; from the coding sequence ATGTCCACCTCAGCTGCCTCTCATCTGCCCCCCGCCTATCCCGAGCGGGCAGCGTGGGGAACCGCCGGCAAACTGCGCGCCTGGCAGCAGTCGGCCCTCGATCAATACCTCACCGACGGCCCCCGCGACTTTCTCGCCGTGGCGACTCCCGGGGCCGGCAAGACGACCTTCGCGCTGAAGGTCGCCACCGAGCTGCTGGACGCCGGCATCATCGAGCGCGTCACCGTGGTGGCGCCGACCGAGCACCTCAAGACCCAGTGGGCCGAGGCCGCAGCGCGCGTGGGCATCAACATCGACCCACGGTTCGCCAATGTCAACGGTCGACACTCGGCCGACTTTCACGGTGTGGCCGTCACCTATGCGGGGGTGGCCAGCAAGCCCCTGCTGCACAGGGCGCGCACCGAGACGGCCAGGACGCTGGTCATCCTCGACGAGATCCACCACGGTGGCGACGCCCTGAGCTGGGGCGAGGCGATCCGGGAGGCCTTTGAGCCAGCCACCAGGCGCCTGTCCCTGACCGGCACCCCGTTCCGCTCCGACACCGCCGCGATCCCGTTCGTGCGCTACCAGATGGACCACGAGGGTGTCCTGCGCTCTGAGGCGGACTACACCTACGGCTATGCGGAGGCACTGCGTGACGGCGTCGTGCGCCCGGTCCTGTTCCTCGCCTATGGCGGCAGCATGCGGTGGCGCACCAGGGCAGGCGACGAGATCTCCGCGCAGCTGGGCGAGGCGCTGACCAAGGACCTGTCCAAGCAGGCCTGGCGCACTGCCCTGGACCCGGGCGGCGAGTGGATCCCCACCGTGCTGTCGGCCGCGGACAAGCGTCTGACCGAGGTGCGCCGCGGCGTCCCCGACGCAGGTGGCTTGGTGATCGCCGGCGACCAGGCTTCTGCGCGCGCCTACGCCCGACAGCTGGCCGAGCTCACGGGGGAGAAGCCGACCCTGGTCCTCTCCGACGACAACGGGTCCTCCCGGCGGATCGAGGAGTTCGCGGAGAGCGACGCGCGGTGGATGGTCGCCGTGCGGATGGTCTCCGAGGGCGTTGACGTGCCGCGCCTGTGCGTCGGGATCTATGCGACCTCCACCTCGACCCCGCTCTATTTCGCGCAGGCGATCGGCCGCTTCGTGCGGGCCCGCCGGCGCGGTGAGACGGCCTCGGTCTTCCTGCCGAGCGTGCAACTGATCCTGGCGCACGCCGGATCCATGGAGCTGCAGCGCGATCACGCCCTGAACAAGAAGCGCACCGACGAGGACGGCCTGGACTGGACGCCCGAGGACAATCTGCTGGCCGAGGCCAACGCCACCGAGCAGGCCCTGGACCCCGAGCAGGGCTCGTTCGAGGCGCTGGAGTCCGACGCCCTGTTCGACCACGTGCTCTTCGACGCCGAGCAGTTCGGGCTGGGGGCTCTGCCCGGCAGCCAGGAGGAGGAGGACTACCTCGGGCTCCCCGGGCTGCTCGAGCCCGACCAGGTGGCTCACGTGTTGCGGGACCGGCAGCGCAAGCAGGTCAAGAACGGCGGCGGGCGTCAGGCCGCCGAGCGGGTCTCCGCGCACCGCGCCCTGGCCGAGCACCGCAAGGAGCTCAACAAACTGGTCTCCGCCTATGCCTCCAAGTCTGGCCAACCCCACGCGATCGTCCACGCCGAGTTGCGCCGTTCCTGTGGTGGCCCAGAGCTGGCCACGGCGAGCAGCGAGCAGGTCACCCAGCGCATCGACGCCATCCGCCGCTGGTTCGTCGGCCGCCGCTGA
- a CDS encoding phosphatase PAP2 family protein — protein sequence MLLLGVVGTWLSWGFFVATASGQRLDEAAFSGSRIGRRTLWTAAEPVLQIVSVPFLILVLIVAGAVALARQRWVLLVQVSLLIGGANLTTQVLKKLILDRPDLVEAISLRDNSLPSGHTTVAASVAVALLLAVPRSARPLVAVLGGAYAATTGVSTMIGAWHRPSDVIAAFTVVLAWAGVTTMVAALARPEHAGPDRGVPGAVKAVSGLLGLGALVCGAMGVITLVRTHELLATVAELTERSELATAYVGSALGVVAAAAALFALALVGHEVASRRSAQPELTR from the coding sequence ATGCTGCTCCTCGGCGTGGTGGGCACGTGGCTGAGCTGGGGCTTTTTCGTGGCCACGGCCAGCGGCCAGCGACTCGATGAGGCGGCGTTCTCCGGCTCGCGCATCGGCCGGCGCACCCTGTGGACCGCGGCCGAGCCGGTCCTGCAGATCGTCTCGGTGCCCTTCCTCATCCTCGTCCTGATCGTCGCGGGGGCCGTCGCTCTCGCTCGCCAGCGGTGGGTGCTGCTGGTCCAGGTGTCGCTCCTGATCGGCGGTGCGAACCTGACGACCCAGGTGCTGAAGAAGTTGATCCTGGATCGTCCTGACCTGGTGGAGGCCATCAGTCTGCGGGACAACTCCCTGCCGAGCGGTCACACCACGGTCGCGGCCAGTGTCGCCGTGGCCCTGCTGCTCGCCGTGCCGCGGTCGGCGCGACCGTTGGTGGCAGTCCTCGGTGGTGCCTACGCGGCGACCACGGGGGTCTCCACCATGATCGGCGCCTGGCACCGCCCTTCCGATGTGATCGCCGCCTTCACCGTCGTGCTGGCGTGGGCCGGTGTGACGACGATGGTCGCGGCGCTCGCCCGCCCGGAGCATGCGGGACCGGACCGTGGCGTGCCCGGTGCGGTCAAGGCCGTCTCCGGCCTGCTCGGGCTGGGCGCGCTGGTCTGTGGGGCGATGGGGGTCATCACGCTGGTCCGCACCCACGAGTTGTTGGCAACGGTTGCGGAGCTGACGGAGCGCTCCGAACTCGCCACCGCCTATGTCGGGTCAGCCCTGGGTGTTGTCGCGGCTGCAGCAGCGTTGTTTGCCCTCGCGCTGGTCGGGCACGAGGTCGCTTCGCGGCGGTCCGCGCAGCCCGAGCTGACCCGCTGA
- a CDS encoding DUF3039 domain-containing protein — MFSSMSQQPLDAPEAPSGPSTQTAVLEREDTSTDPRLSEPGDHERFAHYVRKEKIMESAMSGDPVVALCGKIWVPGRDPNKFPVCPMCKEIHDGLRAPQDGGE; from the coding sequence ATGTTCTCGAGCATGTCGCAGCAGCCGTTGGACGCCCCCGAGGCCCCGAGCGGGCCGTCCACCCAGACCGCGGTCCTGGAGCGGGAGGACACCAGCACCGATCCACGGCTGAGTGAGCCGGGTGACCATGAGCGGTTTGCGCACTATGTGCGCAAGGAGAAGATCATGGAGAGCGCGATGTCGGGTGACCCCGTCGTCGCGCTCTGCGGCAAGATCTGGGTGCCCGGGCGGGACCCCAACAAGTTTCCGGTGTGCCCCATGTGCAAGGAGATCCACGACGGTCTGCGCGCACCCCAGGACGGCGGCGAATAG
- a CDS encoding YqgE/AlgH family protein: MTAQEEPSSLAGQVLVATPLTGQFFERSVVLVLHHDDNGATGVTLNKPMEAPVRAVLPDWQPHVTPPGVLFQGGPVQTDSAMGLVSVPGGVAAHTEALGISMLFGGLALVDLDAPPPVVVPEIAGLRIFVGYAGWSEGQLEEELIDGAWYVVEREPRDPFHESADLWRDVLVRQRNSLSLLANYTQHPEHN; this comes from the coding sequence GTGACCGCGCAGGAGGAGCCGTCGTCGCTGGCCGGTCAGGTGCTGGTCGCCACGCCACTGACCGGGCAGTTCTTTGAGCGCTCGGTGGTGCTCGTCCTCCACCACGACGACAACGGCGCCACCGGCGTCACCCTCAACAAGCCGATGGAAGCCCCCGTGCGGGCCGTCCTGCCGGACTGGCAGCCGCATGTGACACCTCCCGGGGTCCTCTTCCAGGGTGGGCCGGTGCAGACGGACTCGGCCATGGGCCTGGTCAGTGTGCCCGGGGGCGTGGCGGCCCACACCGAGGCGCTGGGCATCTCCATGTTGTTCGGGGGACTGGCCCTCGTCGACCTCGATGCGCCGCCACCCGTCGTGGTGCCCGAGATCGCCGGCCTGCGCATCTTTGTCGGCTATGCGGGCTGGAGCGAGGGGCAACTGGAGGAGGAGCTGATCGACGGGGCCTGGTATGTCGTCGAGCGCGAGCCCCGCGACCCGTTCCACGAGTCCGCAGACCTGTGGCGCGACGTCCTGGTGCGCCAGCGCAACTCGCTGTCCCTGCTCGCCAACTACACCCAGCACCCCGAGCACAACTGA
- a CDS encoding VanZ family protein yields the protein MQAVCRGLGWLLLLTLLLAQVWGLYLLVPSEGEPFFVGQDKVAHALLFGLPFALALVLGAWPVSLGILLHAVLSEPLQGLLTSTRTPDAWDTLADLVGIALAGALVMLVRRRGEGSAVTEPDAVRVAP from the coding sequence ATGCAGGCCGTATGCCGTGGGCTGGGTTGGCTCCTGCTGCTCACCCTGCTCCTGGCGCAGGTCTGGGGGCTCTACCTGCTCGTCCCCTCCGAGGGGGAGCCGTTCTTCGTCGGGCAGGACAAGGTCGCCCACGCCCTGCTGTTCGGGCTTCCGTTCGCCCTCGCCCTGGTGCTGGGCGCGTGGCCGGTGAGCCTCGGCATACTCCTGCATGCCGTGCTGAGCGAGCCCCTGCAGGGGCTGCTCACCTCCACCCGCACACCCGACGCGTGGGACACGCTCGCCGACCTGGTCGGCATCGCCCTGGCCGGTGCGCTCGTAATGCTGGTGCGCCGACGCGGCGAGGGGTCTGCGGTGACTGAGCCCGACGCCGTGAGGGTCGCCCCGTGA
- a CDS encoding NAD-dependent malic enzyme: MGFAPSVSNSITVRLEIPARATVVGELTTVIEKEGGMVTAVDIAESGAERLRTDLTIATWGEAHAKQIVEAMRTVRGVEIGKVSDRTFLMHLGGKLSVESKQPIRNRDDLSMVYTPGVARICQAIVDNPEDARRLTIKRNTVAVVTDGTAVLGMGDIGPLAAMPVMEGKAALFKRFADVDAFPIVLDTKDADEIVRIVKAISPGFAGINLEDISAPRCFYIERRLREELDIPVFHDDQHGTAIVVLAALRNALRVVDKELSEVKIVLSGAGAAGTAILRLLIMAGATDVIVSDVHGVLHGEREDIARGDNANMAWIASQTNRGGLQGSLKEALVGADVFIGVSAGNILTGDDIATMGEDAIVFAMANPTPEVDPADAAEHATVVATGRSDFANQINNVLVFPGVFRGLMDAQSDHITDEMLLAAAIALSDVVGAEERNPTYIIPSVFNPKVSKCVAQAVEKVARERLEATS, from the coding sequence ATGGGTTTCGCGCCGTCAGTCTCCAACTCGATCACCGTCCGCCTCGAGATCCCCGCACGGGCAACCGTCGTCGGCGAGCTCACGACCGTCATCGAGAAGGAGGGGGGCATGGTCACGGCGGTTGACATCGCCGAGTCCGGTGCCGAGCGATTGCGGACTGACCTGACGATCGCCACCTGGGGCGAGGCCCACGCCAAGCAGATCGTCGAGGCCATGCGCACGGTGCGCGGCGTCGAGATCGGCAAGGTCAGCGACCGCACCTTCCTGATGCACCTCGGTGGCAAGCTGAGCGTGGAGTCCAAGCAGCCGATCCGCAACCGTGACGACCTGTCGATGGTCTACACCCCCGGTGTCGCCAGGATCTGCCAGGCGATCGTGGACAACCCGGAGGACGCCCGCCGCCTGACCATCAAGCGCAACACCGTCGCCGTGGTCACCGACGGCACCGCGGTCCTGGGCATGGGGGACATCGGCCCGCTCGCGGCGATGCCGGTCATGGAGGGCAAGGCAGCGCTGTTCAAGCGCTTCGCCGACGTCGACGCCTTCCCGATCGTGCTGGACACCAAGGACGCCGACGAGATCGTCCGCATCGTCAAGGCCATCTCGCCGGGGTTCGCCGGCATCAACCTCGAGGACATCTCGGCCCCGCGCTGCTTCTACATCGAGCGGCGCCTGCGCGAGGAGCTCGACATCCCGGTGTTCCACGACGACCAGCACGGCACGGCGATCGTCGTGCTCGCCGCCCTGCGCAACGCACTCCGGGTGGTCGACAAGGAGCTGTCCGAGGTCAAGATCGTGCTCTCCGGGGCGGGGGCCGCGGGGACGGCCATCCTGCGCCTGTTGATCATGGCGGGGGCCACCGACGTCATCGTCTCCGACGTACACGGCGTCCTCCACGGCGAGCGTGAGGACATCGCCCGCGGCGACAACGCCAACATGGCCTGGATCGCCTCCCAGACCAACCGCGGCGGGCTCCAGGGCTCGCTCAAGGAGGCCCTGGTCGGTGCGGATGTCTTCATCGGTGTCTCCGCGGGCAACATCCTCACCGGCGACGACATCGCCACGATGGGCGAGGACGCGATCGTCTTTGCGATGGCCAACCCGACCCCCGAGGTTGACCCGGCCGACGCTGCAGAGCACGCCACCGTGGTGGCCACCGGCCGCAGTGACTTCGCCAACCAGATCAACAACGTGCTGGTCTTCCCGGGTGTCTTCCGCGGGCTGATGGATGCCCAGAGCGACCACATCACCGACGAGATGCTCCTCGCGGCCGCGATCGCGCTCTCCGACGTGGTCGGGGCCGAGGAGCGCAACCCGACCTACATCATCCCCAGCGTCTTCAACCCCAAGGTCAGCAAGTGCGTGGCGCAGGCTGTGGAGAAGGTCGCCCGGGAGCGTCTCGAAGCCACCTCCTGA
- a CDS encoding thioredoxin family protein: MSTMELTRENLDQTLSDNEIVLIDWWASWCGPCRAFAPVYEQAAEKHDDVVFGKVDTEAQQELAAGAQITSIPTVMGFRDGILLFAQPGVLPAAGLESLISQLKELDMDEVRAKLAEAESEMAGDQPQG, encoded by the coding sequence ATGAGCACGATGGAACTGACACGAGAGAACCTGGACCAGACGCTGTCCGACAACGAGATCGTCCTGATCGACTGGTGGGCGTCCTGGTGCGGACCGTGCCGCGCCTTCGCACCGGTCTATGAGCAGGCCGCCGAGAAGCACGACGACGTCGTGTTCGGGAAGGTCGACACCGAGGCGCAGCAGGAGCTCGCCGCCGGTGCGCAGATCACCTCGATCCCCACGGTCATGGGCTTCCGCGACGGCATCCTGCTCTTCGCGCAGCCTGGCGTGCTGCCCGCAGCCGGGCTGGAGAGCCTGATCAGTCAGCTCAAGGAGCTCGACATGGACGAGGTGCGCGCCAAGTTGGCCGAGGCTGAGTCCGAGATGGCTGGCGACCAGCCGCAGGGCTGA